One Rosa chinensis cultivar Old Blush chromosome 5, RchiOBHm-V2, whole genome shotgun sequence genomic region harbors:
- the LOC112167063 gene encoding uncharacterized protein LOC112167063 isoform X2: protein MEASISSFTLIRTPTKSNSSTAIFPSINITKPYDSCSITRTKCHNLAFAINTTPTLRGRKAWKTAAIEDVSGAITDPGPVVLTWQIVVGAIVRLCFCMQLELHLLWWQGLNSAKELWISPLAIMEKILYWLAN from the exons ATGGAAGCCTCGATCTCCTCCTTCACACTCATCAGAACCCCAACCAAGTCCAACTCCAGCACAGCTATATTTCCAAGCATTAACATCACAAAACCATATGATTCATGCTCTATTACCAGAACAAAATGCCACAACCTCGCTTTTGCTATAAACACTACTCCAACCCTCCGCGGCAGAAAAGCTTGGAAGACTGCAGCTATCGAAGATGTTTCCGGCGCTATAACGGATCCGGGCCCGGTCGTCCTCACCTGGCAAATTGTCGTCGGAGCTATAG TACGTTTGTGTTTTTGCATGCAGCTGGAGTTACACCTTTTGTGGTGGCAGGGATTGAATTCAGCAAAAGAATT GTGGATTTCTCCCTTGGCAATCATGGAAAAGATTCTTTACTGGCTAGCTAATTAA
- the LOC112167063 gene encoding uncharacterized protein LOC112167063 isoform X3, with protein MEASISSFTLIRTPTKSNSSTAIFPSINITKPYDSCSITRTKCHNLAFAINTTPTLRGRKAWKTAAIEDVSGAITDPGPVVLTWQIVVGAIAGVTPFVVAGIEFSKRIVDFSLGNHGKDSLLAS; from the exons ATGGAAGCCTCGATCTCCTCCTTCACACTCATCAGAACCCCAACCAAGTCCAACTCCAGCACAGCTATATTTCCAAGCATTAACATCACAAAACCATATGATTCATGCTCTATTACCAGAACAAAATGCCACAACCTCGCTTTTGCTATAAACACTACTCCAACCCTCCGCGGCAGAAAAGCTTGGAAGACTGCAGCTATCGAAGATGTTTCCGGCGCTATAACGGATCCGGGCCCGGTCGTCCTCACCTGGCAAATTGTCGTCGGAGCTATAG CTGGAGTTACACCTTTTGTGGTGGCAGGGATTGAATTCAGCAAAAGAATT GTGGATTTCTCCCTTGGCAATCATGGAAAAGATTCTTTACTGGCTAGCTAA
- the LOC112167063 gene encoding uncharacterized protein LOC112167063 isoform X1, protein MEASISSFTLIRTPTKSNSSTAIFPSINITKPYDSCSITRTKCHNLAFAINTTPTLRGRKAWKTAAIEDVSGAITDPGPVVLTWQIVVGAIAGVTPFVVAGIEFSKRIIAQQRCEVCGGSGLVLTKENYMKCPGCGGFLPWQSWKRFFTG, encoded by the exons ATGGAAGCCTCGATCTCCTCCTTCACACTCATCAGAACCCCAACCAAGTCCAACTCCAGCACAGCTATATTTCCAAGCATTAACATCACAAAACCATATGATTCATGCTCTATTACCAGAACAAAATGCCACAACCTCGCTTTTGCTATAAACACTACTCCAACCCTCCGCGGCAGAAAAGCTTGGAAGACTGCAGCTATCGAAGATGTTTCCGGCGCTATAACGGATCCGGGCCCGGTCGTCCTCACCTGGCAAATTGTCGTCGGAGCTATAG CTGGAGTTACACCTTTTGTGGTGGCAGGGATTGAATTCAGCAAAAGAATT ATAGCACAACAGAGATGTGAGGTGTGTGGAGGGTCAGGACTTGTTTTGACTAAAGAAAACTATATGAAATGTCCTGGATGTG GTGGATTTCTCCCTTGGCAATCATGGAAAAGATTCTTTACTGGCTAG